The segment CGGgaagtgaatcacagtttatctctgttgcaaggcatgtgattggctgtttgccacTGATGTCACGCATTCATGTGCACGCGctccacaaactcaggatcaaagcctgagttgacagagaaagttgatgatcagcatcatggtaccaacaaagccggattggagtggtttggttttgtcaattTGAAACTAATCCtctaaccctgagtttgttcaactatcatcatggtacaggccccgggtttatgctggtcctgagctggagctagttgcttaggaccatcttaaagggttactcacccttgtgctgttttacacccgtaagacctttggaacacaaatgaagatattttggttgaaatccgatggctcagtgaggcctccatagctaacaatgacatttcctctctcaagatccattaatgtactaaaaacatatttaaatcagttcatgtgagtacagtggttcaatattaatattataaagcgacgagaatatttttggtgcggcaaaataaataaattaatttactattcacttatttagtgatggccgattttaaaacactgcttcaggaagattcggagcacaaattaatcagtgtgtcgaatcagcggttcaaagcgccaaagtcacgtgatttcagcagtttggcggtttgacaagTGATCTGATTCacgattcgatacactgattcataacgctccgaagcttcctgaagcagtgttttgaaatcggccatcactttaattcgtttttttgttttttttttggtgcgccaaaaatattctcgtcgctttataatattaatattgaaccactgtactcacatgaactgatttaaatacgtttttactgcctttatggatcttgagagaggaagtgtcattgctggctatgcaggctaAACTGAACCATcagatttaaacaaaaatatctaaatttgtgttccgaagattaatgaaggtcttacgggtgtggaacagcatgagcgtgagtaataaatgacagaattttcatttttgggtgaactaaccctttagctcatgaccagcataaaccagctcaaaccagcttcaaaacatacctaaccagcatatgctggtttttTGAACAGAGATAAAAGcgtattatgttattagtgaAAACTTTGTGCTATACACTACTATATTGTCATAGATTTGTGTCACATGAGCTACACAAACTCatcatcataataataataataatataaaacaataaactaCATTAAGAGATGGTGCATGCCTTGCTTTACATATTTTATCTCTGTCTTAGGTGCGAGTCAGGAACCAGTGTCCCTGACGGATATTCTGCTTTTCTGCCACTGGTCAGAAATTTGAAACTAACAATGGGTTTAATTGATCCAGCCAATCGCAAAACAGCACTGTGGGTGCTGAGGCAGGCAGTTGCCAGGGGTGATGGGCGGCTGGAAGGACTTTCCATCTGTTGTGTGGGGAACACGCCCCTCTTTTATGCTGGACAGGACCTACAGCAAGGCTTAGTGGACATACTCACGAATGGGTCGTCCCTAACCATGCTTGACCTAAAGGGAGTACCCTTCACCCTCAGCGACTCCTTCGTCCGGAGCGTTGCCATGCTTTGCCCTGCTCTTCTAAGTCTTTACATCAATAATCATTCTCTGGTGTGTGGCGTCAACGCAGAGACGCTAAGGCAAGTGCTGAAGTGCTGCCGGTCACTCAATGTTCTTGGAGTTTTTCAAGCTAGTCTATCACAAGACGTCTTTAAAGATCTCATGTTGCCAGAACGACCAGCACTAAAGAAACTAGAGCTCCGTTGCGAGCGCTCACTCAAATACACCCTGCCTTTCTGTGACCAGATATGGGTAGAGTTAAAACTGAGACACCCACATCTCTGGGTGGAACTTGAGCTTGACCACACCCTGCCTGAATTGCACTTCTCAGGGGTACTGCAGCCCAGTATCCCTGTTCGATGTCTTCGACTGCTTACTTTCACATTGCTGTTGGATGTGGTTCAGATAGTTGGGCAGAGTTACGCAAACACGCTAGAGGTTCTGGAGCTGCAGACGACAGCGTCTCCTGAACTAAACTCTGCGCTGATAGCTTTAGCAAAGCAGTGTGTCAATCTCCAAGAGTTTCACTGTTATTGTGTGGTCTCACAAGAAGTGATAACAGCGCTCATCACAAACTGTCCAAATCTCAAAAGATACACTCTCAAAACACATAAAGAACCTCACCCCTGGACCTGTACAAAACTTAAGTAATGCTCTCAAGCACTCTTTGCACATAATGCAATTCTTGTGTGCATATGTACTCTACTGGCTAGTGTatgatttttatgtttttttttggtttttttttggtATCTAACATAAG is part of the Chanodichthys erythropterus isolate Z2021 chromosome 11, ASM2448905v1, whole genome shotgun sequence genome and harbors:
- the fbxl8 gene encoding F-box/LRR-repeat protein 8 isoform X2; protein product: MGSNVGDCYRYALHVYRCESGTSVPDGYSAFLPLVRNLKLTMGLIDPANRKTALWVLRQAVARGDGRLEGLSICCVGNTPLFYAGQDLQQGLVDILTNGSSLTMLDLKGVPFTLSDSFVRSVAMLCPALLSLYINNHSLVCGVNAETLRQVLKCCRSLNVLGVFQASLSQDVFKDLMLPERPALKKLELRCERSLKYTLPFCDQIWVELKLRHPHLWVELELDHTLPELHFSGVLQPSIPVRCLRLLTFTLLLDVVQIVGQSYANTLEVLELQTTASPELNSALIALAKQCVNLQEFHCYCVVSQEVITALITNCPNLKRYTLKTHKEPHPWTCTKLK
- the fbxl8 gene encoding F-box/LRR-repeat protein 8 isoform X1, translating into MDLPEEILAHIFSFLHLQDKCNAFTVCKAWSNIMTHPSSWKDTEVRCESGTSVPDGYSAFLPLVRNLKLTMGLIDPANRKTALWVLRQAVARGDGRLEGLSICCVGNTPLFYAGQDLQQGLVDILTNGSSLTMLDLKGVPFTLSDSFVRSVAMLCPALLSLYINNHSLVCGVNAETLRQVLKCCRSLNVLGVFQASLSQDVFKDLMLPERPALKKLELRCERSLKYTLPFCDQIWVELKLRHPHLWVELELDHTLPELHFSGVLQPSIPVRCLRLLTFTLLLDVVQIVGQSYANTLEVLELQTTASPELNSALIALAKQCVNLQEFHCYCVVSQEVITALITNCPNLKRYTLKTHKEPHPWTCTKLK